In Miscanthus floridulus cultivar M001 chromosome 8, ASM1932011v1, whole genome shotgun sequence, the sequence TCATTGTGTCCAAAAATACACATTAATTTTCATAGATGGTCTATCCATTTACGAAGACACTACCATCTCTAAATGGATTAACAATGGGAGCCATTTTCAGGTGATGGGGCCCTTAAAAGGCTCGCCTCTGTTAATTCAGTCGAACTTGAGACTTCCTCAATTGACCACCATGGTTGTATCTGAAATAGCTTAACGGCAGTACCACGAGTACAAAAGTTGAAGTTGAGACTTGATATTATGCTCTGCTTGCCGTTTTTAGGCTGCTCTTGTTCTAGTAAAATTAAATTACCCATCAGGTTATCCTTTGTTGGTAGATACTCCGAACAGTTGCCTTGGTTACATTGCATCTGGCACTTGATCCTTTCTTGCTCTTGAAGTTGAGATCTTATGACAAGTCTCTGCGCGCTTCATTGTGGCTTGAACTTGTGGGCTACTAAACATCTTATTAGGGCAGTTAGGGTTCCATTTGGGGTTTCTATGTTTGATGATCGGGTAGAttaaaatcaaaacgacttagGACAGCCATCTCGGAACAATGGGTTGTTGGTGATCACATCTTGTTTGATTTAGAGACAAAGAAGTCTTTTCCATATTGCAACTAGGATTGCAGCTTGAAAGTTTAGGGCCAAAACACAATTTACGCTTTCATAAGGGTGTTAGCAAAGGTTTTAACAAGTGTGGTTTTCGGGTTGTGATAATTTATAATTTGATACAAGTTTAGTATATGTTGTATTATAAATGTGGATTCAAAACTACTCTATTGCATCCGTCTCCATGCTCAAAGGATCGATTTGCGAAACATTTTTGTTCGCTACACTCGTAAAATCGCGGAGAAAATTCGACAGAACATACGTTTTTTCCAGTTATGTTACAAAGTCCTTCCTCCGAAATTTATCTCACCACAGAAGCAGTCATGGGCTCATGGGAATAAGGCCCATCCAGGCCCACTTCAGGCCTGCCCCAGGCCCAGGCAAAGTCCTACTGCCCAGTGCCTTCTCTTCTCCCGTACACGCCGCGTGCGCGCGCCGTGCTCTCTCTTGCTCGTGGGGACAACTGCGCgaccgccgccgccctacgccaGGCGCCCAGGTCTCCGCCGGCCCCTTCGCCGGTGACGAACGAGCACCCACAGGTACGCGCACCCCTTATcctcccttcctgctgtgcgaaaccgagctTCCCAACCCTAGCTTGAGCTATTTGTCTATCTGTATGTACTCGGATCTGATTCTGATCTAATTACAAGTCTATACATGTGTTATGCCTACCAACTTCGAGAAATTCGTGTCTGGGGTCCCTATGTTTCTTTCTTACTGAACAAACCACTGTGAGAAATTTGTGTCCTGAATTAGCTTTTGACAGTTCCCACTTGCATCCAGAATAGTCCTGCTTTGAGGTGATGCTAGTGCTTGTGTCTGGGAGGAAGAATTGTTTTTTCTTTCCCGGATTATCGATCGTGTGCCAGTAAAGTTGCATCAGTAGTAACGGAGAATGGTGCTAGGAGATGCTAGGCTGAAGAATTGCTCTGCTATGCAAGTTTTCTCTCTTTCTTGGCAAGTTTGTGTTATGTAGTAGTATTTTTATTACTGATTTCTGGGCTCACTTAACTCTAATAGGATTTGCTATGCTCATTAAATGTTGATGTTAGCAAATTGTCCTTTTTCGGTACGTTACTCTTTTGTCATTTCTCATTTCTGTTAGAGCAGGGAGCATGAAGCCGGTGTTTGAATGCTTATTATACCATTATATACTCATAAAACGGTTGACAGCTAGGATGTGCATCGTTAACTTATAACGTATTCCTCCTTACATCTTGAACAAGCTGTAAATCTACTTACTTCTTTTTGCGAGGACAAATTTACTCACTTAATAGGCAGGACTGTTATTTAGTTGTGCACAGCCAAATACTGCCTGCAAAAAATGAGGCAAATTCTGATAGTATGATTTATGAGAGGCAGGTAACCAAGATTGCTCAAATGGTTGTTGAGGTGATTACAAAGTGCTGAACATTACTTTTGGCAGCATAGCGTATAAATTCTTTTCCCCCTTTGCTCATATTTCTTAAACTATAAcactattttttaaaaaaacttccTTATCCTTGGTTTCTGCTTGTTTGATTATATTGCTTCCTTGGTGATGTTTATGATAGATTTCTATTTAGTGCTACAGGAATGTCTTTcttctatgtcaatgtgtttggcttTAATTGTTTTATTTTGTGCCTCCAACGCTGTGATGAACTCTTAGCAAGCACCTGTGCTTAAAAGATGCTTGTCTCTTCACAAGTTTTGTCATTAGTGATTTTGTTCTCCGGTTATCTGCATCACTAGGGAAATGGCAAGCAGAACAGGTGGTGAAGGCAAAGAAGCCATAAATGAACAAGTAATCGCCAACACTTACACCAACATGCGTACCGAAATGAACCAGCTATACACGAAGATCACAGAGCTGGAGATGGAGGTCAGTGAGCACTCCCTTGTGATCGGTGCGATCGAGCCGCTGGATCCCTCAAGGCGGTGCTACAGGATGATTGGTGGCGTCCTGGTAGAGCGGACCATCAAGGAGGTCCTGCCTGCTGTGAAGCGCAATAAGGAGGGCCTTGAAGAGGTGATTGCTCGCATGCATGAGGCactggagaggaagaagaaagagatcACCGAGTTTGAGCTCAAATACAAGATCAGGATCCGGAAGGCTGACAATGACGCTGAGGATGAAGGTGGCAAGCAGGAAGGCACTGCGCAGGGAGTCCTTGTTGGTCCTGCCGGACAGTAATAGAAGTTAATTAGAGAGACCTGCATGCTACAAGTTATTATGCTTAGACCACAGTAAGGTGGTTGCTCCTCTTTGCTAGATGTGTATGTTTCGGGGTGACATGCTTCTGTAGAACCAACGATTTTGTGTTAACCTGGTACTATGCTCGGATGAGGACCTCTTGGGAGCTGGAATAGTTTGACAAGGTGTGATATGTTTCTGCATCTGTTATTCACGAGGAgtagctgctgctactgctgctaagGGCGTTTCATATTCCATGTCTGGTTTAATTAAGTTTCGGTAATTTCTGGGTCACTGGGTACCGGTGAAATCGATGTGTAATTAAGTTGAATAACAATACAAATTAATGTTTCGGCTGGCCCGTCATGCTGCAATTCCTCTGTATTCGTCTCGTGCAACTCTGATATGTGCGAGttaaaaatcacaaaaatgctgCCTGCCATGATGGGCCTAAGCTTCAGTGGGCTTAATCCATTGACTCTTGTAGCTTATCTCTTGGGCCACTTAAAGGCCTGACTGACTCTCGTGCTCAGCTCCTCCCGTGTTGGACTTTCGATGGATTCCATTCGCCTCCCTAGTGAAAGCAGAAGCgttggattttttattttataagaAAAATAAACAGCAACCACGTGAGCACAAGCACGTACGTGCACTGCGCAACGCCATAGAAGTACGAGTATCTTTGTGCTAGCAGCAGTACCTGTCATTTGTCAAAATTGACGTGGATCATTTTGCGCCAGTAAACACACCTGGCCAGGTACGCCCTGTAATCTACCGCCGGTCGCCGTCGGCCGAGACAGATATAGGGCAGGGAAAAAAGACCAATGAAAGAAAAACCACATCTTCGGTGATCTTCGTGGTTGTAAATACTTTAGTATGTTATATAGTACGGTCATAGCTTCTGCTAAACTATTGTTACAGCTTTTTCAAGGATCTACCACTATAATATTGCTGATTATTCCACTGTTATCACTAGAAACGTTTTAGCTCCGCCAAACATCGCTATTTAActcaggccctgtttagttcctgtCAGAATCCAAAAAAATCTGGATTTTGGCCCACCATTTTACCAAATGGATCTAAACATCATccaatttttttttccaaaatgaGGTCCATTTCGGATTCTGCATTTGGGAGTCCATAGGCCAAAATTGAGCCTGTTTTATGCCCGGAAGTCTACGTTGCCCTCAGTACCCCCACCCTATCCGCTCGTTCCCTTCCTCCCCGTTCTCTTCCTCCCTAACGCACttcagccgccgccaccgctcgcTCCCACCGCCACCACTGCCTCTGTCTCCGGCCGGATCCTCCTCCGAGCTCGCAGATCCTCCTCTGAGCTCGCAGGATCTACCGTCTCCTCCCGGTTCGCAGCTGCCCGCATGGACGGGTACGGCGCCGACAGCTTCTACCATGGCGACAACGACGGCTACGGTGACGGCCATGGCTACGGCAACGTCGACGGCACCAGGGAGTTCCTATCCCAGCCACACCCCTCCAACGTCGGATATCCTGCCTACAGTCGACCGGCCTTCAACGCCCCGGGTTCCAGCAGCTTCGCTTCTCCCAGGACGGGCATGGCGGCTCTTGACCTCAACTCCCAGGACGGGCACGTATTAATGAGGGCAAATCTGTCATTAGTTGAGTTCCTATTCTGGATTTTGGGTGGAAGTAAACACCCTACTAAACTATTTTGCATTTTGGGTTTTGAGGGAGATTTTGATTATGGATTATGGATTCTGCATTCCAAggagaactaaacagggcctcagCCACAAAATATTTTAGCACGGCTAATCGTGTCCAGGGCAAATGTCCATTATTTACCCCAGGAGAGTATAATCTATGCCTATCCACCGTGTTCTTTActtaaaaaaaactaataaataattattgaaccattgaatacTAAGTACTAAATGAATATGAATGTTGGTCATAACCGTGAGTATATTGATTGATTTAGTGAATACTCCTAGAATCAAGTAATTAACGTGGAGACATGTTCTCCTACAGTGTATACATGTATTTGAGTATTGCATTTATGAATTTTTTTTCTCAATCAAATGTTTTTGtgcataattaattaagaatatccatatttttataaaaaaaacactaAATTAAATAGCCTCCGCTATATTTTTTATAGTTTTTAGAGAAGAAGGCCACTAAAAGCCATAGCCCGCTATGTACAACATTAGTGGTCTCCTTTCCCACTCCCAATAGGAAAATTAGTTGTTTTGGACACTCAAGATTGGGATGGATCTAGATGCTAAAACTAGAAAAGATTCAATatattttctatgatttttctctaTTTAATTCCATACTTGTATTCAAGAAAAAATGTGAAATCTTCCGAATTCAGCCCTAGCTCGAGGTGCACTGGCAGTTCTCCAATACTATTCCAATGAGAAAAAATTTAAGCCCCTCACCTCAACTACCCACCTTGCTCCTTCACCATTGTGAACCAATTGTAGCTACCAGAGACTAGCCACCACGAGTAGATATCGGCTCCCGGATAAGGAGTGGTGGGACGACTATTGCTAAAGGAGGAAAGGGTGGGGAGGGCGCTACTGGCCGAAGGGAGGGACAAGAAGCGGCGCCATGGTGGAGGAGAGGAAGTGGTGCGGCActagcaaaggaaaagaagagaggCGTCGACAAAGGGTGAGAGGAGGGAGGAGGCAGATTGGTGGAGTGAGAACAAAATTCAGGATAGGGAGACCATGAGCACATGGCTAGTGGAGAAAAAGAGGATGGGAAACAAAAAAAACACTGACAAACGGAGCTTACAACTAAGGAGAGTTAAAGAGAATAAGTTTTTGCATTCTCTGTGATCTCTTGGACCCAAAAGATCTTTTGAGGTTCCCTtggaactctttttttttttggatggagCATTCTCCTAGTGCTAGAGATGCTCTAAGGTCCCTTTGGATTGGAGGGAAAGTGAATGCTGAAAAGCCCTTTAGAAATGGAGGAAGAGTGGATAAATTTTGGATTATTAAATTTCTATCTAGGAAATTTTCCTATAAGAGGCCATTCCTTTAAAATTCCTATGTAATGAGCTATTCACAAGAAGTTTGGAGAAAAATGAGCATTCTCCTGTGTTTTCCTCATGCACCGTACCATCCGAACGGTATTTATATCTTTTTCTGCATTCCAGGTTCTTGCAGGATTTTAATGGAACGAGAATTACGTGTctcgttcgcttggctgataagttagGGTTAGAAAGTACTATTGAccaatttattatgagagaaaaatattgttcgttgactgaaaaagtatggcttatacgTAAGTGAACAAAACGCTAATCCTGCGTCTTTCGATTTCATTTTTTAAAAAGAAATCCTGCGTCTTTCGCGGGAGAGGACAGATCGAATCTGGATAAGACGCAGGGCGGCGGCGGGTTCGGTGGTTTTGGTTTGGTGGTGAGCGTGCAACCGCAGCTGCAGTTGGCGCGCCGTGGCAAATAAAGCGCGCAGGATCCAGGATGGGTCCGGATCGAAATCCTGGTCGGCGGTCGCCCCCATTCCATCGAAACAGTCCGGTGGGCGGCAGCGGACCAGTGCCGGCAGCCGCTATTCCGCTCGGCTCGTCAGCTCGTGGATGGAAACGGGAAAGCAGCGGATGGGagcggagagagggagggagcacgACGACAGCAACCGCCGCTCGAAAAGGAGAGCGCCAGGAGGACCACCGGTGCGCGTCGCTTCACGTCACGGTCAGGCTCACGCATCCGATCCATCGCATTGGTTTGTTTTGTCCGGTCCCCGGCCGCCGGCCACCCTACGCCATCCATGCCCCGCGCGCGCTTCCTGTCCACGGCCACTTGCGGCCGTAGCGTCTCCTACTCCTCGCTTTCCTGCTGCTTTGCTTTGCTACTACTAGGTTCCGTCCCGTGTGTTCCAGGAAACGCAACCGACCGGACGGGCACTGGGACCATATGCATGCATCCATGTTCCTCTTGCCTGTGCTTCTTAGTAGCCTACTCTCGATCGGGTTGAAAAAGCTCGATCCATGAAATGGAATGGAAAGCCTTGGGTTTGTTTATTTGCTTTACTTCTCCAATCGACGGCGACAGCAGATGACCTATAACCATGGAAAGCAAAGCACCAAATAAGCAAGTGGAGGTGAAGGTGACCTCCACGGCAGGATCGGAGGCACACCGCACACAGACGCCACTATAGCGGATTACTTTAACCATCCATCCATCCGGTGAATCCAGCCGGATCCAGGAAATCAAAAGGGGCCGGGGTAGATTGCAGCAGTGCTGAGCTCGACGCAGGATCAAAAAACGAGagctgaatcacccaggggccaGGGCAGGGCAGCCGGCAGCGCCCCCTGCCCACTCATCAGCGATCCGGGGGAGCGGTCATTGTCAACCAAAGCCACGCGTGATCACCACCGGAACGCAGCACTCGTATATACTGAGTGTGTTTAGTTAGCGAAATGAAAAATTTTAgatgtcacattgaatgttttgGGATGTCGGAAAAGgttttcagatactaataaaaaaactaattatatagctcGCATGGAAATTGCCTTacaaatttattaaacctaagtaatccatcattagcgcacgTTAGTTACTGTagtacttatggctaatcatgggctagttagtcttaaaacattcgtctcgcgattttcaaccaaactgtgcaattagtttttattttcatctatatttaacactccatacatgtgccgtaagattcgatgtgatagtttggggtgaaaattttttggaactaaaccaggcctaataAAGTACCCGAATTAATTATATCCGAGCAtactaaggggtgtttggttctttagtcgcttctaGAATTTAtatcatatcgaatgtttagatactaataaagagcattaaatatagattaattacaaaattaattacatagtttgaggCTAATTTACAAGACATtttttaagactaattaatctgtcattagcacatgtttactgtagcaccacattgtcaaatcatggactaattaggcttaaaagatttgtctcgtaaattagtcgcaagttatgtaattagtttcgtaattagtccatacttaatactccatgcatgtgtctaaatatttgatgtgacaggaattttatgagtgcatgtagaaaccaaacagggcctagatAGTAGCAACACAGAGAACATACTttcggttttttttttctttagtcCTGGTCGGAATTTAGTCCATGAGTAATAAgagatttagtcccggttggaacacTAATTGGGACTAGAATCCTCTGCTCAACGGATAGTGCAGCAGGCTTTTGTAGCAGAGACATTTAGTCTCGATCTGTGATACACACTAGGAATAAATGTCGTCTTTCAATCTCAGTTGAAACC encodes:
- the LOC136472172 gene encoding prefoldin subunit 2-like; translated protein: MASRTGGEGKEAINEQVIANTYTNMRTEMNQLYTKITELEMEVSEHSLVIGAIEPLDPSRRCYRMIGGVLVERTIKEVLPAVKRNKEGLEEVIARMHEALERKKKEITEFELKYKIRIRKADNDAEDEGGKQEGTAQGVLVGPAGQ